From a single Arthrobacter sp. SLBN-112 genomic region:
- a CDS encoding SDR family NAD(P)-dependent oxidoreductase, with amino-acid sequence MTTQHTFPAERTAVLTGAASARGIGRATADRLASEGWSIAILDINAEDAKAAAAEIGSSRAVKAIGVGADVSDEASVDRAITEIEQALPPIVGLVNLAGISSPTPFMETTVAEWDKVFAINMRGTFLVSQRVLRGMIEREVGRIVSISSISAQRGGGTYSKVAYSASKAGILGFTRALAREVGGHNITVNAIAPGPIDTDIMGGALTDERKAQMSEGIMMGRVGTREEVAALIAFLLGEDAGYITAATYDINGGLQVS; translated from the coding sequence ATGACTACACAGCACACCTTTCCCGCAGAACGCACCGCGGTCCTGACCGGGGCCGCATCGGCCCGCGGGATCGGCCGGGCAACTGCAGACCGGCTGGCCAGCGAAGGCTGGTCCATCGCCATCCTGGACATCAATGCCGAGGACGCGAAGGCTGCGGCGGCGGAAATCGGCTCCAGCCGTGCCGTCAAGGCTATCGGCGTGGGCGCCGACGTCTCGGACGAGGCATCGGTGGACCGTGCCATCACGGAGATCGAGCAGGCGCTTCCGCCCATCGTCGGACTGGTCAACCTCGCGGGAATCAGTTCACCCACGCCCTTCATGGAAACCACCGTGGCGGAATGGGACAAGGTCTTCGCCATCAACATGCGCGGCACGTTCCTTGTTTCCCAGCGCGTCCTTCGGGGCATGATCGAGCGCGAAGTCGGGAGGATCGTCAGCATCTCCTCCATCTCGGCCCAGCGCGGCGGCGGCACCTACTCCAAGGTGGCCTACAGTGCGTCGAAAGCCGGCATCCTGGGCTTCACCCGTGCCCTGGCCCGCGAGGTGGGCGGGCACAACATCACCGTGAACGCCATCGCCCCGGGGCCGATCGATACGGACATCATGGGCGGAGCGCTGACGGACGAGCGCAAGGCCCAGATGTCCGAGGGGATCATGATGGGCCGGGTGGGAACCCGTGAGGAAGTGGCCGCACTGATCGCGTTCCTGCTTGGCGAGGATGCCGGTTACATCACCGCCGCCACCTATGACATCAACGGCGGCCTGCAGGTTTCCTGA
- a CDS encoding GntR family transcriptional regulator has translation MATKNKATGGVSRQVLADHVYEALLVALMDGRLEAGTPVSIDGMARELDVSPTPVREALARLEATGMVRRMALRGYRVAPLFSPEELADLMDARLVIEPANAFMACKHADPQLTGQLEQAIEDLKAAPRGPSFAEFRAYWEADERFHRLIAESADNQFLLSAYNALGGQVQRFRFFGGLGVTDADYAISEHTEILKAFEAGNAALARQKMIDHIEGVKQRSQHDSEVRS, from the coding sequence ATGGCAACCAAAAACAAGGCCACCGGCGGCGTGAGCAGGCAGGTCCTCGCCGACCACGTTTATGAGGCGCTTCTTGTTGCCCTGATGGACGGCCGGCTGGAAGCCGGCACCCCGGTCAGCATCGACGGGATGGCCAGGGAACTGGACGTTTCCCCGACGCCGGTACGCGAGGCGCTCGCCCGGCTGGAAGCGACCGGGATGGTGCGGAGGATGGCCCTGCGGGGCTACCGCGTGGCCCCGCTGTTTTCCCCGGAGGAACTTGCCGATCTCATGGACGCCCGCCTGGTCATCGAACCGGCCAATGCGTTCATGGCCTGCAAGCATGCGGACCCGCAACTGACAGGGCAGCTGGAGCAGGCCATCGAGGACCTGAAGGCAGCGCCCCGTGGGCCGTCCTTCGCGGAGTTCCGCGCCTACTGGGAAGCCGACGAACGCTTCCACCGGCTCATCGCCGAGTCCGCCGACAACCAGTTCCTGCTGTCCGCCTACAATGCGCTGGGCGGCCAGGTGCAGCGCTTCCGCTTCTTCGGCGGCCTGGGCGTGACGGATGCCGACTATGCCATCTCCGAGCACACCGAAATCCTCAAGGCTTTCGAAGCCGGCAACGCCGCGCTTGCCCGGCAAAAGATGATCGACCACATTGAAGGCGTCAAGCAGCGCTCGCAGCACGACAGCGAAGTGCGCAGCTAG
- a CDS encoding sugar phosphate isomerase/epimerase family protein, giving the protein MPYTAENWPIAAALLQFPGTKPDGTAVQDAPASEWQQVFEEVADAGFTNADLTDSWVRPGDLSTARLDELKAAATAAGLGLPSISAIRRSVIEEGKWEENLAYTHRTLEAAAQLGCEVVSIGLHQAITPEQQKQLWFWTVEGHKDPAGDKETWNNAVTRIREVGKHAAELGLLVSLEMYEDTYLGTADSSVQLVQDIDLPNVGLNPDLGNLIRLHRPIEDWRELVHKTLPYSNYWHVKNYIRDEDQARDHYVAMPAPMESGLISYREAFQFAISVGFQGIICTEHYGGDGLSVTAANQDYLRRQVLPKRDSYALGTSLVAQGRQTPAAVPAR; this is encoded by the coding sequence ATGCCGTACACCGCTGAAAACTGGCCCATTGCTGCTGCCCTGCTGCAGTTCCCGGGCACCAAGCCGGACGGAACCGCCGTCCAGGACGCCCCCGCCAGCGAATGGCAGCAGGTATTCGAGGAAGTGGCAGACGCCGGCTTCACCAACGCCGACCTCACCGACAGCTGGGTGCGCCCCGGCGACCTCTCGACCGCCCGCCTGGACGAACTGAAGGCTGCCGCCACAGCCGCCGGCCTGGGGCTTCCCTCCATCTCCGCCATCCGCCGCAGCGTGATCGAAGAAGGCAAGTGGGAGGAAAACCTGGCCTACACGCACCGGACCCTCGAGGCCGCTGCGCAGCTCGGTTGCGAGGTGGTCTCGATCGGCCTGCACCAGGCCATCACCCCGGAGCAGCAGAAGCAGCTCTGGTTCTGGACCGTCGAGGGCCACAAGGACCCGGCAGGGGACAAGGAAACCTGGAACAACGCCGTCACCCGCATCCGCGAAGTGGGCAAGCACGCCGCCGAACTGGGGCTCCTGGTCTCGCTGGAGATGTACGAGGACACCTACCTTGGCACCGCAGACTCCTCGGTCCAGCTGGTCCAGGACATCGACCTGCCCAACGTTGGCTTGAACCCGGACCTGGGCAACCTGATCCGCCTGCACCGCCCCATCGAGGACTGGCGCGAACTGGTCCACAAGACGCTGCCCTACTCCAACTACTGGCACGTCAAGAACTACATCCGTGACGAGGATCAGGCCCGGGACCACTACGTTGCCATGCCGGCGCCCATGGAATCCGGCCTCATCAGCTACCGCGAGGCCTTCCAGTTCGCCATCTCGGTGGGCTTCCAGGGCATCATCTGCACCGAGCACTACGGCGGCGACGGCCTCAGCGTCACGGCCGCCAACCAGGACTACCTGCGCCGGCAGGTCCTCCCGAAGCGGGACAGCTACGCACTGGGCACCAGCCTGGTGGCCCAGGGCCGGCAGACCCCGGCGGCCGTTCCGGCTCGCTAG
- a CDS encoding dihydroxyacetone kinase family protein: protein MTKIFDDPAQFADDALDGFVAANRQYVARVDGGVVRSTESPDGQVAVVIGGGSGHYPAFAGLVGAGLAAGSACGNMFASPSAGQVYRVAKASQTGGGVLLSYGNYAGDVLHFGQAQEKLNAEGIETRTVLVTDDIASAPLEEIGKRRGIAGDLTVFKVAGAAAEAGLDLDEVERLAIKANHHTRSLGVAFAGCTLPGAGEPLFTVPEGMMSVGLGIHGEPGISEQPLPSASELAKLLVDGLLKDKPDAAGQRVVPILNGLGTVKYDELFLLFGKVEALLTAAGLDIVEPECGELVTSLDMSGLSLTLFWLDEELEKFWAAPADTPAFRKGNLAPRRARTVESLAEAATAPALAATRASTALAATAVGALKEARAVVVEHEEALGKLDAIAGDGDHGIGMRRGVDAAVAAAEKSHAGGAGLEEVLAAAGEQWAERAGGTSGALWGAAVTAVGRTLGSKDAYTAADAAAAVNALRDAIITLGKAEAGDKTMVDALLPFADTFAKAIDDGGSLAGSLRAAAEAAAEAADATAALSPKKGRARPLAEKSLGHPDPGAVSFGLIARRVADYAASIESN, encoded by the coding sequence ATGACAAAGATATTTGACGATCCAGCGCAGTTCGCTGACGACGCCCTCGACGGCTTCGTTGCAGCCAACCGCCAGTACGTGGCCCGCGTGGACGGCGGTGTTGTCCGCTCCACCGAATCACCCGACGGCCAGGTGGCAGTGGTCATTGGCGGCGGTTCCGGCCACTACCCGGCCTTCGCCGGCCTGGTGGGGGCCGGGCTTGCCGCCGGAAGCGCTTGCGGCAACATGTTTGCTTCCCCCTCCGCCGGGCAGGTGTACCGGGTGGCCAAAGCTTCCCAGACCGGCGGCGGTGTCCTCCTCAGCTACGGCAACTATGCAGGCGACGTGCTCCACTTCGGCCAGGCGCAGGAGAAGCTGAACGCTGAAGGCATCGAAACCCGCACCGTGCTGGTGACCGATGACATCGCCAGCGCGCCCCTTGAAGAGATCGGCAAGCGCCGCGGCATCGCCGGTGACCTTACCGTCTTCAAGGTGGCCGGCGCGGCCGCAGAGGCCGGGCTGGACCTGGACGAGGTGGAGCGGCTCGCCATCAAGGCCAACCACCACACCCGCTCGCTCGGCGTGGCCTTCGCCGGCTGCACCCTCCCCGGCGCAGGCGAGCCCCTCTTCACCGTGCCGGAAGGCATGATGTCGGTGGGACTGGGGATCCACGGCGAACCCGGGATCTCCGAACAGCCCCTGCCCAGCGCCAGCGAACTCGCCAAGCTGCTGGTGGACGGACTGCTGAAGGACAAGCCGGACGCCGCAGGCCAACGCGTGGTACCCATCCTCAACGGACTGGGCACGGTCAAGTACGACGAACTCTTCCTGCTGTTCGGAAAAGTCGAGGCCTTGCTCACCGCTGCCGGGCTGGACATCGTCGAGCCGGAGTGCGGTGAACTGGTGACCAGCCTGGACATGTCCGGCCTGTCCCTGACGCTGTTCTGGCTGGATGAGGAACTGGAGAAGTTCTGGGCCGCGCCGGCTGACACCCCTGCCTTCCGCAAGGGCAACCTGGCGCCGCGCCGGGCACGGACGGTGGAGTCCCTGGCTGAGGCTGCCACAGCGCCCGCGCTGGCAGCAACCCGGGCGTCCACCGCCCTGGCCGCCACGGCGGTGGGTGCGCTGAAGGAGGCGCGCGCCGTCGTCGTCGAACACGAGGAGGCACTCGGAAAGCTGGACGCCATCGCCGGGGACGGCGACCACGGCATCGGCATGCGGCGCGGCGTGGACGCGGCCGTTGCTGCAGCGGAGAAGTCCCACGCCGGCGGAGCCGGCCTGGAGGAAGTCCTCGCGGCGGCGGGGGAGCAGTGGGCCGAGCGCGCCGGCGGTACCTCCGGTGCCCTATGGGGCGCGGCAGTCACCGCCGTCGGCAGGACCCTTGGCAGCAAGGATGCCTATACCGCGGCAGACGCAGCGGCGGCGGTTAATGCCCTTCGCGACGCCATCATCACCCTGGGCAAGGCCGAAGCCGGAGACAAGACCATGGTGGACGCGCTGCTTCCGTTCGCTGACACCTTCGCCAAGGCAATTGACGACGGCGGCAGCCTGGCCGGCAGCCTTCGTGCGGCGGCGGAGGCGGCGGCAGAGGCCGCTGACGCGACTGCCGCGCTCAGCCCAAAGAAAGGCCGTGCCCGGCCGCTGGCCGAAAAGAGCCTGGGCCACCCTGATCCCGGGGCAGTGTCCTTCGGCCTCATCGCCCGCCGGGTGGCCGACTACGCCGCTTCGATTGAAAGCAACTAA
- a CDS encoding ribose-5-phosphate isomerase: MTENTQPGWRIVVGNDEAGVEYKNALRELLEADPRVASVEDVGVGADDSTAYPHLAVAAARKVAAGEADRALLICGTGLGVAISANKVPGIRAVTAHDSYSVERSVLSNNAQVLTMGQRVIGLELAKRLVGEWLNYRFDENSASAAKVDAICSYEGASEGLETK; this comes from the coding sequence ATGACCGAGAACACCCAGCCAGGCTGGCGCATCGTCGTCGGCAACGACGAAGCCGGCGTGGAATACAAGAATGCCCTGCGCGAACTGCTGGAGGCGGACCCCCGCGTTGCGTCGGTGGAGGACGTAGGAGTCGGCGCCGACGACTCCACGGCCTACCCGCACCTGGCCGTCGCCGCAGCCCGTAAGGTGGCCGCCGGCGAAGCGGACCGCGCGCTGTTGATCTGCGGCACCGGCCTGGGCGTGGCCATTTCGGCCAACAAGGTACCGGGCATCCGGGCGGTCACGGCCCACGACAGCTACTCCGTGGAACGCTCCGTGCTGTCCAACAACGCGCAGGTGCTGACCATGGGCCAGCGCGTCATCGGCCTGGAACTGGCCAAGAGGCTGGTGGGCGAGTGGCTCAACTACCGCTTCGATGAAAACTCCGCATCCGCGGCAAAAGTAGACGCCATCTGCTCCTATGAGGGCGCGTCGGAAGGACTTGAAACCAAATGA
- a CDS encoding 3-hydroxyacyl-CoA dehydrogenase family protein — MSIRNIAVVGSGYMGGGIAQVLALAGARVALADVSAEIAQSNYERLLKESDEFVAAGLFPANATDMLKENLWAAKDIEEAVASAEYIEEAVPEVLEIKHATLGRISAAARPDAIIGSNTSTISIAKLAEVVDNPERFLGVHFSNPAPFIPGVEVIPHEGTSEATVQAARTIVGETGKETATVKDVTGFVLNRLQYALFHEAAQVVEEGIATAEDVDTMVRTTFGFRLPFFGPFAIADMAGLDVYAFCYKSLQTGFPERFATPKILQEKVDAGQLGTKTGSGFLDVPADRTAALVAYRNKAYVAMQKLIEELGPAPLS, encoded by the coding sequence ATGAGCATCCGTAACATCGCCGTTGTCGGCTCCGGCTACATGGGCGGCGGAATCGCCCAGGTCCTGGCGCTCGCCGGAGCCCGCGTGGCACTGGCGGACGTCTCCGCCGAAATCGCCCAGAGCAACTACGAGCGCCTGCTGAAGGAATCCGACGAGTTCGTCGCGGCCGGCCTGTTCCCTGCGAACGCTACCGACATGCTCAAGGAAAACCTCTGGGCAGCCAAGGACATCGAAGAAGCCGTGGCCAGCGCCGAGTACATCGAGGAGGCAGTGCCGGAGGTCCTGGAAATCAAGCACGCCACCCTGGGCAGGATCAGCGCCGCCGCCCGCCCCGATGCCATCATCGGCTCCAACACTTCCACCATCTCCATCGCCAAGCTGGCCGAGGTGGTGGACAACCCGGAGCGCTTCCTGGGCGTCCACTTCTCCAACCCGGCCCCGTTCATCCCCGGCGTGGAAGTCATCCCGCACGAAGGAACTTCCGAGGCAACGGTCCAGGCCGCCCGCACCATCGTGGGGGAGACCGGCAAGGAAACAGCCACCGTCAAGGACGTCACCGGCTTCGTGCTGAACCGGCTCCAGTACGCCCTCTTCCACGAAGCCGCCCAGGTTGTGGAGGAAGGCATCGCCACAGCCGAGGACGTGGACACCATGGTCCGCACCACCTTTGGCTTCCGGCTGCCGTTCTTCGGGCCGTTCGCGATCGCTGACATGGCGGGCCTGGACGTGTACGCCTTCTGCTACAAGTCCCTTCAGACCGGCTTCCCAGAGCGGTTCGCCACGCCCAAAATCCTTCAGGAGAAGGTCGACGCCGGCCAGCTGGGTACCAAGACCGGCTCCGGCTTCCTGGACGTCCCGGCTGACCGGACCGCTGCCCTGGTTGCTTACCGGAACAAGGCGTACGTCGCCATGCAAAAGCTCATTGAAGAGCTGGGCCCGGCCCCGCTTTCCTGA